GTGCCACCCCACTCGGCGTTGGCCGCTGAGCCGACGGGGCGTGCTGGCGAGACGCGAGCGCGTCCCCTCCGCACCGGTCAGCCTCGTAATCGCCGTAACGGGTCGTCTGCCTGGGTAACCGTCTTTTCGGGTCGCCCGCTCGCTTCTCAAACGGGCTGGAGCGGACCGTGTCAAGGGTGGAGCGGAGCGGAATCGGCGTAGCCGACGTGACCGCAGGGAGCGCCCTTTACTCGGGCCGCGGAAGCCCGACACTGGCCAAGAAGCGGGCGGCCCAACGTCCACTTGAAGAGAGCCAGGCGTATCCCCACGTAACCCCTCGTCAAGGCAGGGCTCCCGCTAGTCCGGCGTCGAGCAACGGCTTCAGCAGATCGCCGTGCTCAAGCAGCCGTACCTCCAACTCCCCTGCCCTGAAAGCAAGTTGATCCGGGTCCCCGCACGCCGACACCTCCTCCCACGTCACCGGCGCCGACACACACTCCACCGCCCGAGCCCGCAACGTATAGGGCGCGGCCGTGGTCTTCCGCGCAGCGTTCTGACTCCAGTCGACGAACACCTTCCCCACCCGCAGACTCCGCGTCATCCGATGCACGACAAGCAGGGGCAGAGCCGCCTCCGCCTCCACAGCCAACGCCTTCGCGTACGAGACGACCCGCTCCGAAGACACCGGCGCCACCCCCGCCAACAGATGCAACCCCTTCGCCCCGGACGTCTTCACGTACGCAGTGATCCCATCCGCAGCCAGCCGCTCCCGCAGCCACACCGCAACCTCACAACACTCCACGACGGTCGCAGGCGCCCCCGGATCAAGATCGAAGACAAGCCGATCGGCAAGACCCGGCGCCCCGATCACCCACTGCGGCGTATGGAACTCGGTGACAAGATTCGCCGCCCACATCAGGGACGCCAGATCCTGCACCAGCACCATCCGCGCCGGCCCCTCGGACCGGGGCACTTCCGCGGTGGTGACCCAGTCGGGCGTACCGGGAGGCACGTTCTTGGTGAAGAACACCTGACCCTCGGGCCCGTCCGGATACCGCAGAAAGGACACCGGCCGGTCACGCAGATGGGGCAGCAGAACCTCGGCGGTGGTCGCGTAGTAGTGCAGGACCTCGCCCTTGGTGAACCCGGTCGCCGGGTACAGCACCTTGTCCAGGTTGCTGAGCGCGACCCTTCGCCCCTCCACCTCGGTGATCGGCGTCATACGATGAGAATCCCACGAAAACATGATGAACCGGACGCGAGCCGAAATCGGAAGGCGGGTGCGGCAGGTGCGATCCATATGGAACGGCGCCATCTCCTTCGGCCTGGTCAGCATCCCGATCAAGCTGGTGAACGCGACCGAGAGCCACTCCATCTCCTTCCGCCAGATCCACACGGAGGACGGCGGCCGCATCCGCTACCGCAAGGTCTGTGAACTGGAGGACCGCGAGGTCGCCCAGGCCGAGATCGGCAAGGCGTACGAGGACGCGGACGGCACGATGATCCCGATCACGGACGAGGATCTGGCCCAGCTGCCGATCCCGACGGCGAAGACGATCGAGATCGTGGCGTTCGTGCCGGCCGACCGGATCGACCCGCTCCAGATGGACGCCGCGTACTACCTCTCCGCGAACGGCGTCCCCGCGGCCAAGCCGTACACCCTGCTGCGCGAGGCGCTGAAGCGCAGCCAGAAAGTGGCCATCGCGAAGTACGCGCTACGGGGCCGCGAACGCCTCGGCATGCTCCGCGTGGTCGACGACGTGATCGCCATGCACGGCCTGCTCTGGCCGGACGAGATCCGCGTCCCCGAGGGCGTAGCCCCCGACACGAACGTCACCGTCCGCGACAAGGAACTCGACCTGGCGGACGCCCTGATGGACACGCTGGGCGAGGTCGACCTCGCCGACCTCCACGACGACTACCGCGAGGCGGTCGAGGAGATGATCACCGCGAAGGCCTCCGGAGAGCAGCCCACGACGACTCCTTCCCCAGCCCCCGGAGCCAAGGTCCTGGACCTGATGGCTGCCCTGGAGAAAAGCGTCCGAGAGGCAAAGGAGTCGCGAGGCGAGCAACCGGAGCCCAAGGAAACGGAAACAAAGGCCGAGGTCAGACGCATCTCCCCCCGGGCAACCCCCAAACAGACCCCCGGCAAGAAGTCGACCTCCACGGCAACAAAGAAGACAACGACGAAGAAGTCCCCGTCCCAGTCGCAGTCCCAGTCCCCGACGTCGGCGAAGAAGTCGACGCGGACGACCAAAAAGACAGCGGCGACGAAGACAACGGCGACGAAGACAACGGCGACGGCGACCGCGAAGAAGACCCCGGCAAAGAAGGCAACTCCCCGCAAGCGAACGGCTTGAGCAGTAGTCCCGTCGCTGGTCCGCGCAGAGCGCAACCCCGCCCACCACCGCGACGGAGTTCACCGGTCCCGCAAAGAAACCCCTGGCGAAGCCCCCCCCGCAAAGAGCACCCCCCGGCATACGCACCGCCTGAGCCGGAGCCCCCCCCGGGCCGCTCACCGCGCGGCGCTACCCGACCCGCCGAAGCGCCAACACCGCGTTGTGCCCCCCGAACCCGAACGAATTGCTCAACGCGAGATCCCCACCCCCGGGCAACTCCCGTGCCGCCCCCGTCACCACATCGAGCCCGATCGAGTCATCCAGCTCACTCGCCACCCCCAAGGTCGCCGGCACCACCCCGTGATGCAACGAAAGCACCGTCGCCACCGCCTCCACCCCACCCGCAGCCCCCTGCAGATGCCCGAGATGCCCCTTGATCGCGGTGACAGGAACGTTTCTGCGGCCGAACACCGCCCGCAACGCCCCCGCCTCGGCAAGATCCCCCTCCACCGTCGCCGTGGCGTGCGCGTTCACATGGACGACGTCCACGACATGCCCGCCCGCGTCCCGCACGGCCCGCCGCACGGCGAGCGCGACCCCGGCGCCCGACGGATCCGGCGCCGCCATGTGGTGCGCGTCGGCGGACAGCCCCCACCCCGCGGCCTCGCAGTAGATCCGCGCTCCACGCGCGCGGGCGTGCTCCTCGGCCTCCAGGACGAGCACCCCCGCGCCCTCCCCGTTCACGAACCCGTCCCGGTCCCTGCCGAACGGCCGTGAC
The nucleotide sequence above comes from Streptomyces sp. N50. Encoded proteins:
- a CDS encoding Ku protein; protein product: MRQVRSIWNGAISFGLVSIPIKLVNATESHSISFRQIHTEDGGRIRYRKVCELEDREVAQAEIGKAYEDADGTMIPITDEDLAQLPIPTAKTIEIVAFVPADRIDPLQMDAAYYLSANGVPAAKPYTLLREALKRSQKVAIAKYALRGRERLGMLRVVDDVIAMHGLLWPDEIRVPEGVAPDTNVTVRDKELDLADALMDTLGEVDLADLHDDYREAVEEMITAKASGEQPTTTPSPAPGAKVLDLMAALEKSVREAKESRGEQPEPKETETKAEVRRISPRATPKQTPGKKSTSTATKKTTTKKSPSQSQSQSPTSAKKSTRTTKKTAATKTTATKTTATATAKKTPAKKATPRKRTA
- the ligD gene encoding non-homologous end-joining DNA ligase; amino-acid sequence: MTPITEVEGRRVALSNLDKVLYPATGFTKGEVLHYYATTAEVLLPHLRDRPVSFLRYPDGPEGQVFFTKNVPPGTPDWVTTAEVPRSEGPARMVLVQDLASLMWAANLVTEFHTPQWVIGAPGLADRLVFDLDPGAPATVVECCEVAVWLRERLAADGITAYVKTSGAKGLHLLAGVAPVSSERVVSYAKALAVEAEAALPLLVVHRMTRSLRVGKVFVDWSQNAARKTTAAPYTLRARAVECVSAPVTWEEVSACGDPDQLAFRAGELEVRLLEHGDLLKPLLDAGLAGALP